The following are encoded together in the Jaculus jaculus isolate mJacJac1 chromosome 3, mJacJac1.mat.Y.cur, whole genome shotgun sequence genome:
- the Tpbgl gene encoding trophoblast glycoprotein-like, with the protein MRKLSPPLKSVPPTTLHPFTTDSQPSEEVSCGVVVGGEGEEEDFRTSRLPDRRGLPGSSVLLPLLVGGRSQLTAERGGGGCPGRWMRGGTMAMALSPRAEQPGLWGALLPGLLLVAAALSRPAAPCPFQCYCFGSPRLLLRCASGAELRQPPRDVPADARNLTIVGANLTVLRAAAFAGGDAEEQEAAAAAVGVRLPLLTALRLTHNNIEVVEDGAFDGLPSLAALDLSHNPLRALGAGAFRGLPSLRSLRLHHALGRGGAALLHSLDAALAPLTELRLLDLAGNALSRLPPAALRLPRLERLDAHLNALAGLHPDELRALERHGAGDPPAPRLLLAENPLRCGCAARPLLAWLRNDTERVPDARRLRCAAPRALLHTPLLDVDETRLRCDAGDGRGDEADVAGPELEASYVFFGLVLALIGLIFLMVLYLNRRGIQRWMRNLREACRDQMEGYHYRYEQDADPRRAPAPAAPAGSRATSPGSGL; encoded by the exons ATGCGAAAGCTCTCCCCGCCTCTGAAGTCCGTCCCCCCCACGACCCTGCATCCCTTTACCACTGACAG CCAGCCGAGCGAAGAAGTCTCCtgcggggtggtggtggggggggagggtgaggAGGAAGACTTCCGAACCAGCCGCCTGCCGGACCGACGTGGACTGCCCGGGAGCTCggtgctgctgccgctgctggtgggagg acgCTCCCAGCTCACTGCtgagcgcggcggcggcggctgtcCGGGGCGCTGGATGCGCGGGGGGACGATGGCGATGGCGCTGTCGCCGCGCGCCGAGCAGCCTGGACTGTGGGGCGCGCTGCTGCCGGGACTGCTGCTGGTGGCTGCGGCGCTGAGCCGGCCCGCCGCGCCCTGCCCCTTCCAGTGCTACTGCTTCGGCAGCCCGCGGCTGCTGTTGCGCTGCGCTTCGGGCGCCGAGCTCCGGCAGCCGCCGCGGGACGTGCCGGCCGACGCGCGCAACCTCACCATCGTGGGAGCCAACCTGACGGTGCTGCGCGCGGCCGCCTTCGCGGGCGGGGACGCGGAGGAgcaggaggcggcggcggcggcggtgggcgTGCGCCTGCCGCTGCTCACGGCGCTGCGCCTCACGCACAACAACATCGAGGTGGTGGAGGACGGCGCCTTCGACGGGCTGCCCAGCCTGGCGGCGCTCGACCTGAGTCACAACCCGCTGCGCGCGCTGGGCGCGGGCGCTTTCCGCGGCTTGCCGTCGCTGCGCTCGCTGCGCCTCCACCACGCGCTCGGCCGCGGCGGCGCCGCCCTGCTGCACTCGCTGGACGCCGCGCTCGCGCCCTTGACCGAGCTGCGTCTGCTGGACCTGGCCGGCAACGCCCTGAGCCGTCTGCCGCCCGCCGCCCTGCGCCTGCCGCGCCTCGAGCGCTTGGACGCGCACCTCAACGCCTTGGCCGGCCTGCACCCCGACGAGCTGCGCGCGCTCGAGCGCCATGGCGCCGGCGACCCGCCCGCGCCGCGCCTCCTGCTGGCCGAAAACCCGCTGCGCTGCGGCTGCGCCGCGCGCCCCCTGCTGGCCTGGCTGCGCAACGACACCGAGCGCGTCCCCGACGCGCGCCGGCTGCGCTGCGCCGCGCCGCGCGCGCTGCTCCACACGCCTCTGCTGGACGTGGACGAGACGCGGCTGCGGTGCGACGCGGGCGACGGGCGAGGGGACGAGGCGGACGTCGCGGGCCCGGAGCTGGAAGCCTCTTACGTCTTCTTCGGCCTGGTACTGGCGCTCATCGGCCTCATCTTCCTCATGGTGCTCTACCTAAACCGCCGCGGCATCCAGCGCTGGATGCGCAACTTGCGCGAGGCGTGCCGGGACCAGATGGAGGGCTACCACTACCGCTATGAGCAGGACGCCGACCCTCGCCGTGCGCCCGCCCCGGCCGCCCCAGCTGGTTCCCGTGCCACCTCGCCAGGCTCGGGCCTCTAA